Genomic segment of Rickettsiella endosymbiont of Xylota segnis:
GTTACCTGATTTTTTCTGTGTATTTAGAGCTTCTGGAAGAATGATATTGCCTATGTATTATTTGATCTATTTAGGCGTGTTTTATATAACAATTGAATCTTATAAAAAATTAAATATAAAATTACTAATTCTGATTTGCCTTTGCTTGCAAATTGTTGATTCTTCAAATATTTATAAGCATTTCAAAGATTATTTTACTCCAAAAAATAATTATATTTCTCCTCTAAAGTCAAACATTTGGACAGAAGCAGAAAAGAAATATAAAAATCTAGTGTATATTTTTCCAGAATATTTTTGGAAATTATTGCCATTAATTGATTATGCAGCATTAAATAAATTAAATACAAATATAGGTTATTTTGCCCGCATTGATTTTAAAAAAGCTTATAAAATTAAAGTTAAATTGATGGATAATATAATTAACGGAAAACTTGATCAGGATACAATGTATGTTATAAAAGAAAAACTATTAAGAAAAATTATTGTTAATTCGCAAATAAATTTTCCATATAAAGTAGTCGAAGCGGATGGTTTTTTTCTATTATTGCCAAATTGGAAGGATAAATCTACTGATGAAGAAAAGTTAAGCTGGAGTCGATCTAATTTATACAAGTTGGGAACCAATATTTCTCTGGAAACAAGTGAAAGTAATTTTAAAGACTATTTAATTTTATTTAATGGCTGGAATATACCCGAGGGTAAAGGTACTTGGTCTGAAGGTGATAATTCTACGTTCTTTCTAATTTTTGAAAAACTCCCTGAGTCTAATTTAATTTTAACCATTCATGCTATACCTTTTGTTACTGAAAAACATCCTAATCTAGCCGTAGATGTATTAGTGAATAATCATTTTGTAGGGAAGTTGCAGTATAAGCTTAATAATTTCTCATACGAGAATAAAATTGAAATACCTAAGACATTAATAAATACTAATGATTTATTAAAAGTTCAATTTATTTATAAAAAACCGATTTCACCAGCTATGTTAAAGATAAATGGCGACTCCCGTATGTTAGGTCTTTTCATTTCTTCTTTCAGATTAGACTCTAAAACAATTCTATAATTTCTAGGTTATATAGCTATTAACAAGGAGTAGAGTTCAAAGATGAAATTTAATAAAGAGATCAAACTATCTATAGTAGTACCTGTTTATAAAGAAGAAAAAAATATTCTTCCTTTTTTAAATAGAATCCAACCCCTATTACTAAGCATGACAACATCTTATGAAATATTATTTTGCCTAGATCCATCGCCCGACTTGACTGAAATAATTATAAGAAAACAAATGGAATATGATTCTGCGATTAAATTAATTCTATTGTCTCGTAAATTTGGACAGCCTGCAGCAACTATAGCTGGTATTTTAAATTGTAAAGGAGAAACCTGCGTAGTAATTGACGTAGATCTACAAGACCCCCCCGAATTAATAAAAGACTTGTATAATAAATTAAATGAGGGTTATGACGTTGTTTATGCAACAAGACGTTCACGAAAAGGAGAGTCATGGATTAAAAAAACCATTGCTTATTTGGGCTACATGTTAATAGCCAAATTAAGTGAAGTGCCTATTCCGCGAAACACGGGTGATTTTCGAATTATGAATCGCCGAGTTATTGAAGAACTGCGTCAATTACATGAGAAACACGGTTTTTTAAGAGGGCTCGTTGCTTTTGTAGGTTTTCGACAAACTTTTATTGAATTTAATAGGGAGCCTCGGTTGTTTGGAAAAAGTAAATATAATCGATATATAGGAGCATTAAAGTTAGCGCTTAATGGTCTTATCAGCTTTAGTACGCGTCCTTTACAAATTATGTCTATTATAGGTTTTCTCACAGCATCTTTTGGTTTCCTATTAGGTGGTTTTTTTGTATTACAAAAAATTACTGGGGTTAATTTAACTCCCGGATTATCTGTAACAATTTTAGCAATAACATTTTTTTCTGGTATTCAATTATTATTCTTAGGTTTAATGGGAGAATATGTTGGACGTATTTATGATGAAGTTAAACGCCGACCTATCTACATTATAGATAAAATTATTGATAATAATCCGTCGGTTTTTTTAAAAAAACTTTCTGAGGAAATTAAATCTAATTAATTAACTATAAATGTATTTAATTACTTGAATTTTAATAAGGATTTTAAATTGCGATATTTTGTAACTGGTTGTGCGGGATTTATTGGAAGCCATTTAGTCGATCGTCTCTTAATCCAAGGACATGAAGTTATAGGTTATGATAATTTATCAACAGGTGTTGTAGAATTTTTGCAGGTTGCAAAGCAGTTTTCAACCTTTAAATTTATTCAAGGAGATTGCCTCGACCAAAAAACTTTACTAGCAAGTATTCCTCCAGCATGTGATGGAATATTCCATTTTGCTGCTAATGCAGATGTAAAAAATGGTATTAATCATACTAATAAAGATTTGCAACAGAATACGATTGCGACCTTTAATGTATTAGAGGCTATGCGTATTACTGGTGTAAAAAAAATTATTTTTTCTTCAACAGGGTCTGTATATGGTGAGGCTGCTATCATACCCACTCCTGAAAATGCTCCTTTTCCGATACAAACATCACTCTATGGTGCTTCGAAGCTAGCGGCTGAAGGTTTAATTCAAGCTTTTAGCGAAGCTTTTGATATACAAGCCTATATTTTTCGTTTTGTATCTATTTTAGGCGAACGTTATACACACGGCCACGTTTTTGATTTTTACCGTCAGTTAGAAAATGATCCCAGACAATTAAAAATTTTAGGTGATGGAGATCAATCTAAATCTTATTTATACATACAAGATTGTATTGACGCTATTTTGTTAACTTTAAAAAAAGCTAATGAAAAAATTAATATATTTAATTTAGGTGTAAATGGTTACTGTCAGGTAAAGGACTCCGTTAAGTGGATTTCAGAAGCTTTAGATATCTCACCCGAATTAATCTATTCAGGAGGAAAACGAGGATGGATAGGAGATAATCCTTTTATATTTTTGGATTGTAAAAAGATTCGTGAATTAGGATGGCTGCCTAAGTTTAACATTCAGGAAAGTATAATTAAAACTTTAGATTATTTAAGAAAAAATGCATGGTTAATGGAGGTCAGAGTATGAAAGTTGCTGTAATAGGCTTATGGCATCTTGGTTGTGTTACAGCAGCTTGTCTTACTAAATTTGGTCATACTGTGGTTGCTTATGATGAAGATCTTCAACTTATTACTCATTTAAAACAAGGGATCGCACCCATATATGAACCTGGCTTAACTGAAATTATGAGTACTGCAAAAAATTCAAACGCATTATATTTCACCAATGATTCTTCTGATCTTAGAGATTCTAATATAATTTGGATAACTTACGATACCACGATCAATGAATTAGGCCAGGCGGATGTTAATGAAGTTAAGAATAGACTAATAAAATTATTTTCATACTTTAAAAATAATGCATTAGTTATTATTTCTTCGCAAATACCGGTAGGGACTACTCAAGAAATAATGAATATTTTCCAACAAAATTATAAAGACAAACAGCTTGATTTTGTTTATTCCCCCGAGAATTTACGTCTAGGTAAATCGATTGAGTTATTTCTGCATCCGGATCGTATCATTATGGGTACTCGTTCCGAATTAAATAAAGTTATTATTAAAAATCTCTTACAGCCTATAGCGGATAAAATAATTTGGATGTCTATTGAATCTGCTGAAATGACTAAACATGCTATCAATGCTTTTTTAGCGACTTCTATTGTTTTTATTAATGAATTAGCAACTTTATGTGAATATTTTGGCGCAGATGCTAATTCTGTTGCATTGGGATTAAAGACAGATATTAGGATAGGAGCTAAAGCCTATTTAGCGCCCGGTGGAGCATTTTCTGGAGGAACTTTAGCGCGAGATATTAATTATATATTGCAAATCAGTGAAAAAGTACACTTTGCTGCTGATTTTTTTAAAGCAATTTTATTAAGTAATCAGAGACATGAAAACTGGCTACAAAAAAAAATAACTGAAAATTTTGGTGAATTAAAAGGAAAAAGAATGGCTATTTTAGGGTTAGCCTATAAACACGGAACGGATTCTTTAAGACATTCTTTAGCCATTAATATTAGTTTATGGCTTAGCTCACAAGGTGTGATTGTAAATGCCTATGATCCCACCATAAAAAGTTTAGTACCTGAATTAGAAAAAATCATCTATTTGCAACCAGATATAGATTCTGCACTTGATAAAGCCGATGCGATTATTCTTGGAACTGAATGCCCAGAGTTTATGAATATTCAAATTGAACAATTAGCTACAGATTTGCGAAAACCTTACATATTTGATACGAGTGGTTTTTTAAGTAAGCAACTAGAGGGTAAAAAAGCTATTAAATATTTTAGAGTAGGATGTAATAATGAAATTACTGAATAAAAAAGCCATTATTAGCGGCGCTAGTAAAGGCTTGGGATCAGCTATTGCGCAAGCATATGTGAAAGCTGGCGCTAGTGTGGTGATCTGTGCGAGAAATAGAATCCAACTTTTAAAAAAACAGGCTGAATTACAGGGTATTGCATCTGTTAATAACAAAGTTATTGCTATTCCTACTGATGTCGCTTCACCTGAGCAAGTCGAATATTTAATTAAAATTGCTGAAGAGGAGTTGGGGGGCGTAGATATTTTAGTGGCAAATGCTGGGGTTTATGGGCCTAAGGGACCGCTCGAATCACTTGATTGGCAAGCATGGAGTGATGCAATAGATATTAATTTAAAAGGTACGGTTCTGCAATGCCGAGCTGTTATTCCTTTACTAAAAAAGCAAAAAAAGGGAAAAATTATTATCATATCAGGTGGTGGGGCCACTAAACCTATGCCCAACTTTAGTGCTTATGCTGCCTCTAAAGCAGGCATTGTACGTTTTTCAGAAACTCTTGCCAACGAGTTGCTGCCATTTAACATTGATGTGATGGCTATTTCACCCGGCGCGTTAAATACGGGCTTTTTAGATGAAGTGTTAAGTGCTGGGCCAGAAAATGTGGGACATAAGTTTTATCAAGTATCAATTGAGCAAGCAAAAACTGGCGGATCTTCACCGGAATTAGCAGCAGAATTATCTGTATATCTTGCTTCGGATGCAGCAGATGGTATTACTGGGAAATTGATTAGTGCGGTTTGGGATCCCTGGAATAATTTACATGAATACTATCCAGAAATTGCTATGACGGATATTTATACTTTACGTAGAATTAAACCTGAAATTCGTAAAAAATATGAGGAAGATTTATCATGAATGTTGCTATTATTGGCTGTGGTTTGATTGGTAATAAGCGAGCTCAGTGTTTAAAAGGTGGACATTTATTATATTGTGTGGATAAAAATTTGCAGCGTGCACAAAATTTAGCAAGTCAAACCCCCGGGTGTAAAGTGCTATCAAATTGGGAAGAGGTTATGTCTAAATCAGAGATAGATATAGTCATTATAGCCACTACACATGAAGTATTAACCGAAATTAGTTTGGCTGCAATTAAAGCTGGAAAAAACGTATTAATTGAGAAACCTGGTGCGCGATTTAGTAAGGAGTTGGAACCGGTTATAGTAGCTATGGAAAAATCTAATGTTATTGTGAAAGTTGGATTTAATCATCGTTACCATAAAGCACTTTTAAAAGCCTATGAAATATACAAAGCAGGTGAATTGGGTGAATTAATGTTTATTAGAGGTCATTATGGTCATGGTGGTCGAATCGGTTACGATAAAGAATGGCGTTCTAACCCTGAATTATCTGGTGGTGGTGAATTATTGGATAAGGGAATACATTTAGTTGATCTTTCACGTTGGTTTTTAGGCGAATTTGCTGAAGTAGAGGGTTTTGCACATACTTATTACTGGGATAGACCAGTGGATGATAACGGGTTTATTTTATTAAAAACAACCGCAAAACAAACTGCTTTCCTGCATGCCAGTTGTACAGAATGGAAGAATTTATTTTCTTTTGAAATTTACGGAAAAAAAGCTAAGTTAGAAATTCAAGGTTTAGGGGGTAGTTATGGCGTAGAACGTTTAAGTTACTATAAAATGTTGCCACACATGGGCCCTCCCGAAACATATATTTGGGAATATCCTATGGGTGATGATTCATGGCAGTTAGAGTTTTCTGCTTTAATAGATGATATTAAACATCGACACCAAGCAAATCCTGGGCTAAAGGATGCTCATGCTGCTTTAACGATAGTAGAAAAGGTAGCGCAAGGATCGGGTTATGCTTATCACACGTAGTCCGTTAAGAATTTCTCTTGGAGGAGGAGGTACTGATTTACCTTCTTATTATTCTAAGCATGGTGGGTTTCTTATTGCTGCTGCGATCGATAAATATGTCTATATCACGCTACATCAAACTTTTATAGAAAACTTAATTATAAAATATTCTAGTTTAGAAAAAGTTAATAAACTTGACGATATTCAACACCCTATTATTCGAGAATCGTTAAAATATATTGGAATTGAAGCTTCGCATTTAGAAATTTCTAGTATGGCTGATATACCCGCAGGTACCGGTTTAGGTTCATCAGGTAGTTTTACTACGGCGCTTTTAAAAAATCTTCATGCCTACAAAAAAAATTTAGTTCATCCCCAGGATTTAGCAGAACAAGCTTGTCATATTGAATTAGAACGAGTCGCGGAACCTATTGGAAAACAAGATCAATATATAGCGGCTTACGGTGGATTGACATGTTTTGAATTTTCCCCAGAGGGTAATGTTAGTGCCAATCCTTTAAAAATAGTTTTAGATACACTCTATCAACTGGAAGATAATTTATTGTTATTTTTTACTGGCTATTCTCGTTCTGCATCAACTATTCTAAAAGAACAAGACGAAAAAAGTAAAAATAATAATCAAGAAATGATCGAGCATCTACATTTCATTAAAGAACTTGCATTTGCAAGTAAAACCGCTTTAGAAGCAGGAGATTTAATTGAATTTTCTGCCTTGATGAATAAGCATTGGTCACATAAACAAACCCGATCTAAAAACATGAGTAATACAAAAATTAACCAATGGTATGAGTTAGCTCTTAATAATGGGGCTTTAGGGGGAAAACTAATTGGTGCAGGTGGAGGAGGATTCTTGATGTTTTTTGCAAAAGATAAAGTGCTATTACGGCGAAAGATGAGAGAGGCTGGCCTCCAAGAAGTGAGATTTCGCTTCGATTTTGAAGGGACTAAATTAATTGCTCAATCATAAAATGAATAAATTATTTCCTATAGTTATTTTAGCCGGTGGTTTAGCAACGCGATTAGGGTCATTGTCTAAAAAGACACCTAAATCTTTGATTATAGTGAATGAAGAACCTTTTATTGCACATCAATTACGGTTACTAAAAAGCCAAGGGTTCGAAAGAGTGATTTTATGTATCGGTTATTTAGGTGATTTGATCCGAGAATATGTGAAAAACGGTAAGCAATTTGGGTTGTCAGTAACTTATGCGAACGATGGTAAAAAATTATTAGGCACAGCTGGAGCCATAAAGAATGCATTATCCCTAATAGAAGGAAATTTTTTTGTGTTATATGGTGATAGTTATTTAATAGTCGACTATAAAAATATTCAGAGGATTTTTGAAGAACAAAAAAAACCTGTTTTAATGACCATTTTTAAAAATAATGATATAGGTGATGTCAGTAACATAGAGTTAGTTGGAACTCAAATTATTAAATATGATAAAAAAAATAAAACCAATAATATGAGCCATATTGATTATGGCTTATCTTTGTTTGCAAAAAATATTTTCCTTAATAATGACTTTTACGGTGATTTGAGCGATCTTTACCGGAAGCTCGTTGAAGAAAATCAATTAGCTCACTATGAAGTTTTTCAGCGTTTTTATGAAATAGGTTCACTCAACGGTTTAAGTGAATTTAAAAAACTCATGAAAGAAAAAAAGGCATCCTTATGTCCGATAATATAAAATGGCCCAAAATTTTTCCAGAATTAACTGCAAAACAAAAAAGGATCAGTAATGATTTCATACATTATTGGCATACCATATTACCTAAAAAATATATTTCTATAGAAAATTTTAATAATAATTATGTTATTGAGAATAAGCCACTTAATTTTATAAAAACATTAGAAATTGGTGCAGGCCTTGGTGAGCATCTCTTTTACGAAACTTTATCTTATGAACAACGTAAAAATTATGTTGCTTTTGAATTACGTGCAAATATGGCAGTACAAATAAAAAATAATCATCCTGATATACAAGTTATAGTTGGCGATTGTCAGAGGAAGATCCCAGTTCAAGATAATGAGTTTGATAGGATTCTAGCCATACATGTATTGGAGCATCTACCTAATTTGCCTGCAGCGATTAAGGAAATTTATAGAGTGTGTCATAAAAAAAACGGTTTTTTTGCTGTAGTTATTCCTTGCGAGAAGGGAATGGCCTATTCATTCGCAAGAAAAATTTCTGCGCAAAGAATTTTTGAAAAAAGATATAAGCAATCTTATAAATGGTTTATAGAACGCGAACATGTCAACGTTCCAAAAGAAATCCTAGAAGAAATTACTCCTTATTTTAAATTAGAATCTCAAAAATTTTTTCCATTTAATTGGTTGCCATTTATTTGGTGTAATCTTTGTATAGGGCTTATTTTTAAGCCAATATTAAACCAATAAATTTTATTGGTTTATATAATATCATTTTATATTTAAATATTTTAAATGGAACACTTTTTTATGAAAGTAGGTAATGATAAATGGCCTAAAATCTTTTCAGAATTAAATGAAGAACAAAAATGGATACGTGATGATTTCATGAAATATTTATATACTATTTTTCCCAAGAAATTTTCATTTCTCGAACGTTTTAATAATAATTATATAATTAAAACTAGACCTGCAACTTTTACTAAAACTTTAGAAATTGGAGCAGGTTTAGGTGAGCATATCTTTCATGAACAACTTTCGGATTTGCAGAGACAAAATTATGTTGCTCTTGAATTGAGAGAAAATATGGCTGAAGGTATACGGAATAAGCATCCTGATATTCAAATTTGGGTAGGAGATTGTCAGGAAAAAATTCCTGCGCCCGATCATGAGTTTGATCGGATTATTGCTTCCCATGTCTTGGAGCATCTTCCGAATTTACCTAAAGCCATTAAAGAAATTTATCGCGTGTGCCATAAACAACAGGGTGTTTTTTCTGTAGTCATTCCTTGTGAAGGTGGATTTGGGTATTCGATTGGAAGAAAAATTTCTGTACAAAGAATCTTTGAAAAAAGATATCAACAAACCTATAAATGGTTTATTGAACGAGAACATGTCAACGTGCCGCAAGAAATTTTAGATGAAATTCAACCTTATTTTAAATTAGTATCACGTGAGTTCTTTCCTTTAAAATTTTTACCCTATACTTGGTGCAATATTTCTATAGGCCTGAATTTTAAGCCAAAAAAACTAGATGAGATTACAGATCAACCTATTTATTTTGATTAAAATGGATTTTATATGTTTGCAGAAAAATTTTTATCAGAAACTAAATTTATAATTAATGAGTTAAATTTAAATCATATTGAACAAATAGTAGATTTGTTACTAGAAATAAGAGAAAAAAAAGGACGTTTGTTTTTTTTGGGTGTAGGCGGTAGTGCGGCGAATGCTTCACATGCTGTGAATGACTTTAGGAAAATTGTAGGAATCGAAGCTTATACTCCAACTGATAACATTGCTGAATTAACAGCGCGGACAAATGATGATGGTTGGCGTTCGGTTTTCTCAAACTGGTTGGCAGCGAGTCAATTATCTGCCAAGGATATGTTATTTGTTTTGTCTGTAGGCGGAGGCGATTTGCAAAAAAATATTAGTCCTAATCTCATCGCTGCTTTGGATTACGGGAAGGAACAAGGTTGTAAAATAGTGGGTATTTTGGGTAGGGACGGAGGTTAT
This window contains:
- a CDS encoding DUF6311 domain-containing protein, which codes for MDKLKKYFYLWMPILSGIAAFTLITGGEIVWPTNIDWLFLHGDNTSSFDAWQFFRHTPILQNPLGAIYPYGMGMGGSIIYSEPLFLFAFPFKLISSFLPTTFQYSGLWIFSCFILQAIFSWKLLEKITNDRWLKLFGSLFFVLAPAFLWRLHGSSSFLGQWLILAGIWLYLSSSFRRYAWLSVLIITSLVHAYFLFMLLAIWGSDLIKRIILNELKYLEIIKYAFLTILVLILVMWQAGYFSIHSGFEGAGLGYFRMNLLSFFDPSDVVYNSWSRFLSKQPNTPGDYEGFSYLGFGMLILGILGLAKFLALDKKKYLIVLKRIFPLLTVSVLLMIFALSNRIALGQHEILSYRLPDFFCVFRASGRMILPMYYLIYLGVFYITIESYKKLNIKLLILICLCLQIVDSSNIYKHFKDYFTPKNNYISPLKSNIWTEAEKKYKNLVYIFPEYFWKLLPLIDYAALNKLNTNIGYFARIDFKKAYKIKVKLMDNIINGKLDQDTMYVIKEKLLRKIIVNSQINFPYKVVEADGFFLLLPNWKDKSTDEEKLSWSRSNLYKLGTNISLETSESNFKDYLILFNGWNIPEGKGTWSEGDNSTFFLIFEKLPESNLILTIHAIPFVTEKHPNLAVDVLVNNHFVGKLQYKLNNFSYENKIEIPKTLINTNDLLKVQFIYKKPISPAMLKINGDSRMLGLFISSFRLDSKTIL
- a CDS encoding glycosyltransferase family 2 protein, producing MKFNKEIKLSIVVPVYKEEKNILPFLNRIQPLLLSMTTSYEILFCLDPSPDLTEIIIRKQMEYDSAIKLILLSRKFGQPAATIAGILNCKGETCVVIDVDLQDPPELIKDLYNKLNEGYDVVYATRRSRKGESWIKKTIAYLGYMLIAKLSEVPIPRNTGDFRIMNRRVIEELRQLHEKHGFLRGLVAFVGFRQTFIEFNREPRLFGKSKYNRYIGALKLALNGLISFSTRPLQIMSIIGFLTASFGFLLGGFFVLQKITGVNLTPGLSVTILAITFFSGIQLLFLGLMGEYVGRIYDEVKRRPIYIIDKIIDNNPSVFLKKLSEEIKSN
- a CDS encoding NAD-dependent epimerase/dehydratase family protein gives rise to the protein MRYFVTGCAGFIGSHLVDRLLIQGHEVIGYDNLSTGVVEFLQVAKQFSTFKFIQGDCLDQKTLLASIPPACDGIFHFAANADVKNGINHTNKDLQQNTIATFNVLEAMRITGVKKIIFSSTGSVYGEAAIIPTPENAPFPIQTSLYGASKLAAEGLIQAFSEAFDIQAYIFRFVSILGERYTHGHVFDFYRQLENDPRQLKILGDGDQSKSYLYIQDCIDAILLTLKKANEKINIFNLGVNGYCQVKDSVKWISEALDISPELIYSGGKRGWIGDNPFIFLDCKKIRELGWLPKFNIQESIIKTLDYLRKNAWLMEVRV
- a CDS encoding nucleotide sugar dehydrogenase codes for the protein MKVAVIGLWHLGCVTAACLTKFGHTVVAYDEDLQLITHLKQGIAPIYEPGLTEIMSTAKNSNALYFTNDSSDLRDSNIIWITYDTTINELGQADVNEVKNRLIKLFSYFKNNALVIISSQIPVGTTQEIMNIFQQNYKDKQLDFVYSPENLRLGKSIELFLHPDRIIMGTRSELNKVIIKNLLQPIADKIIWMSIESAEMTKHAINAFLATSIVFINELATLCEYFGADANSVALGLKTDIRIGAKAYLAPGGAFSGGTLARDINYILQISEKVHFAADFFKAILLSNQRHENWLQKKITENFGELKGKRMAILGLAYKHGTDSLRHSLAINISLWLSSQGVIVNAYDPTIKSLVPELEKIIYLQPDIDSALDKADAIILGTECPEFMNIQIEQLATDLRKPYIFDTSGFLSKQLEGKKAIKYFRVGCNNEITE
- a CDS encoding SDR family oxidoreductase, giving the protein MKLLNKKAIISGASKGLGSAIAQAYVKAGASVVICARNRIQLLKKQAELQGIASVNNKVIAIPTDVASPEQVEYLIKIAEEELGGVDILVANAGVYGPKGPLESLDWQAWSDAIDINLKGTVLQCRAVIPLLKKQKKGKIIIISGGGATKPMPNFSAYAASKAGIVRFSETLANELLPFNIDVMAISPGALNTGFLDEVLSAGPENVGHKFYQVSIEQAKTGGSSPELAAELSVYLASDAADGITGKLISAVWDPWNNLHEYYPEIAMTDIYTLRRIKPEIRKKYEEDLS
- a CDS encoding Gfo/Idh/MocA family oxidoreductase, whose translation is MNVAIIGCGLIGNKRAQCLKGGHLLYCVDKNLQRAQNLASQTPGCKVLSNWEEVMSKSEIDIVIIATTHEVLTEISLAAIKAGKNVLIEKPGARFSKELEPVIVAMEKSNVIVKVGFNHRYHKALLKAYEIYKAGELGELMFIRGHYGHGGRIGYDKEWRSNPELSGGGELLDKGIHLVDLSRWFLGEFAEVEGFAHTYYWDRPVDDNGFILLKTTAKQTAFLHASCTEWKNLFSFEIYGKKAKLEIQGLGGSYGVERLSYYKMLPHMGPPETYIWEYPMGDDSWQLEFSALIDDIKHRHQANPGLKDAHAALTIVEKVAQGSGYAYHT
- a CDS encoding sugar phosphate nucleotidyltransferase, whose amino-acid sequence is MNKLFPIVILAGGLATRLGSLSKKTPKSLIIVNEEPFIAHQLRLLKSQGFERVILCIGYLGDLIREYVKNGKQFGLSVTYANDGKKLLGTAGAIKNALSLIEGNFFVLYGDSYLIVDYKNIQRIFEEQKKPVLMTIFKNNDIGDVSNIELVGTQIIKYDKKNKTNNMSHIDYGLSLFAKNIFLNNDFYGDLSDLYRKLVEENQLAHYEVFQRFYEIGSLNGLSEFKKLMKEKKASLCPII
- a CDS encoding class I SAM-dependent methyltransferase codes for the protein MSDNIKWPKIFPELTAKQKRISNDFIHYWHTILPKKYISIENFNNNYVIENKPLNFIKTLEIGAGLGEHLFYETLSYEQRKNYVAFELRANMAVQIKNNHPDIQVIVGDCQRKIPVQDNEFDRILAIHVLEHLPNLPAAIKEIYRVCHKKNGFFAVVIPCEKGMAYSFARKISAQRIFEKRYKQSYKWFIEREHVNVPKEILEEITPYFKLESQKFFPFNWLPFIWCNLCIGLIFKPILNQ
- a CDS encoding class I SAM-dependent methyltransferase codes for the protein MKVGNDKWPKIFSELNEEQKWIRDDFMKYLYTIFPKKFSFLERFNNNYIIKTRPATFTKTLEIGAGLGEHIFHEQLSDLQRQNYVALELRENMAEGIRNKHPDIQIWVGDCQEKIPAPDHEFDRIIASHVLEHLPNLPKAIKEIYRVCHKQQGVFSVVIPCEGGFGYSIGRKISVQRIFEKRYQQTYKWFIEREHVNVPQEILDEIQPYFKLVSREFFPLKFLPYTWCNISIGLNFKPKKLDEITDQPIYFD
- a CDS encoding SIS domain-containing protein, whose product is MFAEKFLSETKFIINELNLNHIEQIVDLLLEIREKKGRLFFLGVGGSAANASHAVNDFRKIVGIEAYTPTDNIAELTARTNDDGWRSVFSNWLAASQLSAKDMLFVLSVGGGDLQKNISPNLIAALDYGKEQGCKIVGILGRDGGYTAKLADSYVLIPTVNVDHITPHAEAFQAVLWHLMVAHPKLKVTTTKWESVPV